In the genome of Candoia aspera isolate rCanAsp1 chromosome 4, rCanAsp1.hap2, whole genome shotgun sequence, the window AGAGGACAGGAACACCTCTCTCTGGTGTTCAGTTTTCCAATACTGCTTTAGTTGATCATATATGTTGTTAAAAGGATTCATTAGTATGCAGACAATTTTTCCCCACCTATTTCCTCTGCAGTTCTTTTATTGTGGTTAAGGGCATTTTGGCAAAAGTGCTTGCACGTGGGTGCCCTAGTTTCTGAATGAAGCTTGAGATTCAGATACAAAGACTGCAGAAGTTCAGATCCCAGCTTTACTTTGGAAACTGACTAGATCTAAAGACTGCGGAAGTTCAAATCCCTGCTTCACTTTTGAAGCTGACGAAATGACCTCGGGCCAGTTGCCTTTGCCCAGCCTATTCTATCTCATGCCGCCTTGAGTTTCTTGGAGGAAATGCAACACTGTAAAATTGGGGAAAAATAGATTGTGGCTGGatccttttgaaataaaaatgaaaaatagctaATAAAAATCTGTGTGTTCCTTAAATTTGTCTCCTTATGCTATTTTGTCTCTCTCTGTTCTGCTTGCCATCTCTTTGCAGTCCTTCGCACGATGCATTCCAGGAGTTGGGATTTACTTTAGCACCTTATATAtgataaaacagcattttttgtGGGAACGCTCTCCTACCGCCTTGGAATCAGTCCTCTTGGGGGCAACCTCACGGACTGTAGCTGTTGTTTGTATGTTACCCATCACAGTAGTGAAAACACGGTATGAGGTGAGGAgttgttttcccccttttttattgGAGAATTTTATATAGGCCCTTCAAATCCTTTTATGTTGCTTCAGTCCTTCCAACTCTAAGCAgcttatggcaaaaaaaaaatccaccatacAATAATATCAAAAACAGTCAGGAACATCAATGCCATAACTTTTAAATGTCTCTGATATAAATCCATCTATCACAACACTCAATGAATTACATCCATATTGATACCACTAGCATACAATTTTAGTAATAATATCCTTTGTAATTTAgaactttttttctgttccacATGTATGCAAGTTTTGGCAGAAGTTCACACGTGCTTATGTGGTAGGAGGTCCACTTTGACAGTTACGTTTGATTTCCAGAGTGGAAAATATGGCTATGAAAGTGTCTATGGAGCCCTGAGGAATATCTACCGGTCAGAAGGGGCCCGGGGTTTGTTTAGTGGCCTGACAGCAACACTTCTACGTGATGCACCTTTTTCTGGCATCTATCTGATGTTCTACACGCAGACTCAAAAAATTGCATCATATGGTAAGTGTACAGGTTCTGTGGCTTCTTCTGTAGAATTTAGAATAGATGAAGTATGCTGAGCTTTCCCTACAGTTTCAGTATGAGGCTTTGTAGCAAAGAGATCTTTTACacctttatcttatttttaaaaatgtccatttATATATCACTTATTGTACATACCCTGTATCTTGCAGTTGTTCTCATCTCTGAAGTTGCCAAAAACATGGAATATTCTTGAGTCTACACTTTTTTTAGGTTTCTTTGTTGGTCTTCTAAATCATAAGCATTGTTTCTAAAGTGTAATGATGATTCTGGAACCATGAATCCTCTAGTCGCTGGGCAGAATTAATGGCTTGGTATACTGTATCTTTAAGAATGTGAAGATTATTGATGTGTTTCAGCTTGAATGCTTGGACATAAAATGTTTGAGAAAAGACAAGATACTTGTCTTCAAGTGAATAGGACAGGGGTTCTGTAATTATGGATCATGCCCTTAAGGGTTGTatacttcaggaaaaaaagggggggttaaTTATTCCTTTGATTCTAATATTGGTCTGTATGTTCAAACCATATTAGAAGTTTTATAACAGTGTTACTTTTCAGGAATGTAGAAGTAATAATGTAAATTTAAACTGAGTTGTCATTTAACCTCCTGGAATTTGATTTGTTTCTTACTTGTAATTATCACAGCTGAAGAATTTGAGAGAAAAATGATGCTGAAAGAATTGTTCTTTATCTTAACCACATCAACAGGAGTGAAGCAGACATGATATATCCAAATATTTGCAGTAATTTTGCTTGAACGTTTTGCCAGGCCCGTCTTAACTTTGGTGTACAGAACCACAGATTCATGCAGTCAGATTTGCCAGACCTTCCAGAAATCCATCTCCATTTCGTTTTCCAATTATgcttcttttcagtttgaaatttTGGGGTTCTAAAATGCTGACCCTAAATTAGTCCTTGCCTGTGATGTGACATAAAGCATTTAATTATTTCTACTTTTGCCTTGCAGGAATTAATTGTAAAATCACTTTTGTGGGTTTGCTTGCTCTCTTCCAGGCCAACTGGATACAACAGCTGCACCACTTGTGAATTTTGGCTGTGGAACTGTTGCTGGAATTCTGGCCTCGTTAGCTACTCAGCCTGCGGATGTCATCAAAACACACATGCAGCTCTCATCTGAAAAATACCTTCAGACTGGCCAGGCTATTGCCTTAATCTTCAGGGTAAGGCTGAGTGCATTACTTAATTAACAGTACTTTGGCTCTTAAACCAGTAGCGGCAAAATATTTCCTAATTAAAATATATG includes:
- the SLC25A38 gene encoding mitochondrial glycine transporter — translated: MSAPAKSESELRSWFGAGAEKGRGSSGRTEEAMHPVLKAFFCGSISGTCSTLLFQPLDLLKTRLQTLQPAVDGSGRVGMVALLFKVARTESILGLWKGVSPSFARCIPGVGIYFSTLYMIKQHFLWERSPTALESVLLGATSRTVAVVCMLPITVVKTRYESGKYGYESVYGALRNIYRSEGARGLFSGLTATLLRDAPFSGIYLMFYTQTQKIASYGQLDTTAAPLVNFGCGTVAGILASLATQPADVIKTHMQLSSEKYLQTGQAIALIFRNYGLAGFFHGGVPRALRRTLMAAMAWTVYEQMMAKMGLKS